In Syngnathus typhle isolate RoL2023-S1 ecotype Sweden linkage group LG14, RoL_Styp_1.0, whole genome shotgun sequence, one genomic interval encodes:
- the her6 gene encoding hairy-related 6, protein MPADMMEKSSSSPVAATPASMNSTPDKPKTASEHRKSSKPIMEKRRRARINESLGQLKTLILDALKKDSSRHSKLEKADILEMTVKHLRNLQRAQMTAVLNTDPTVLGKYRAGFSECMNEVTRFLSTCEGVNTEVRTRLLGHLASCMTQINAMNYPSQHQIPPAAGPTHPSFGQPMVQIPGSAPQVLPMSGVPCKGAPSPANLPNSDATKVYGGFQIVPATDGQFAFLIPNAAFGPNGPVIPVYANSPGTPVPVPAAVSPAAPSGNTDSVWRPW, encoded by the exons ATGCCTGCCGACATGATGGAAAAATCGTCCTCGTCTCCGGTCGCTGCCACCCCAGCAAGCATGAACTCGACCCCCGATAAACCCAAAACAGCCTCCGAGCATAGAAAG TCTTCCAAGCCAATTATGGAGAAGCGGAGGAGAGCCAGGATCAATGAGAGTTTGGGCCAGCTTAAAACTCTCATCTTGGACGCGCTCAAGAAAGAT AGCTCCAGACACTCCAAATTGGAGAAAGCAGACATCCTGGAGATGACTGTGAAACATCTCCGGAACCTCCAGAGAGCTCAAATGACCG cAGTGCTCAATACCGATCCCACCGTGTTAGGAAAGTATCGCGCCGGTTTCAGCGAGTGCATGAACGAAGTCACCCGCTTTCTGTCCACCTGCGAGGGCGTCAACACGGAGGTCCGAACGCGGCTCCTCGGCCACCTTGCCAGCTGCATGACGCAGATTAATGCCATGAACTACCCCAGCCAGCACCAGATCCCCCCGGCGGCCGGGCCAACGCACCCCTCGTTTGGCCAGCCCATGGTGCAGATCCCCGGGTCTGCCCCGCAGGTTCTACCCATGAGCGGAGTGCCTTGTAAAGGAGCTCCCTCTCCGGCCAATTTACCCAACTCGGACGCCACCAAAGTGTACGGCGGCTTCCAGATTGTGCCTGCAACGGACGGACAGTTTGCCTTCCTCATACCCAACGCGGCGTTTGGCCCGAACGGTCCCGTCATTCCCGTCTACGCCAACAGCCCCGGGACGCCGGTTCCGGTGCCGGCTGCCGTCTCCCCCGCAGCCCCATCGGGAAACACGGACTCGGTGTGGCGACCATGGTGA
- the LOC133166574 gene encoding uncharacterized protein LOC133166574, whose translation MSEESEFEKTLASIGGKERIYLVSDVAERNDEGGSDADVLREFIDDLFGDQRPLPTLCAGELGHVCQKGHGDKPPQGTPDDINSGARPHGTQRTIVKQTSSSSRRRTIDCPAIMFVFRQNFISNLGLKEVLKDVRARTKGASSAVPALIGLVRLNSGESDESRRCVLQLETLIRKVFPQHPSDAVWVGSFISGTPDNVLDIKKNLCRVIAYSQTADITQDHRNPLLWPFQCLLRSNRGGAANSPPTNKRRGDSRSVDESIPLKSNYKSAGPNEESVTTDA comes from the exons ATGTCGGAGGAGAGCGAGTTTGAGAAGACGCTCGCTTCAATTGGAGGTAAAGAAAGGATCTATTTGGTGAGCGATGTAGCAGAAAGGAATGATGAGGGAGGGAGCGATGCCGACGTCCTGCGGGAGTTCATCGACGATTTGTTCGGCGACCAAAGGCCCCTTCCAACCCTCTGTGCGGGCGAGCTCGGCCACGTCTGTCAAAAGGGCCACGGGGACAAGCCTCCCCAGGGGACCCCCGACGATATAAACTCGGGAGCCCGCCCGCATGGCACTCAGAGGACAATTGTCAAACAGACAAGCAGCTCCAGCCGGCGCAGAACCATCGATTGTCCCGCTATCATGTTCGTCTTCAGACAGAATTTCATCAGCAACCTGGGCTTAAAGGAGGTTCTCAAAGACGTCCGGGCGCGGACCAAAGGAGCCAGCAGCGCTGTGCCGGCCTTGATTGGATTAGTGCGCCTCAACTCGGGGGAGAGCGACGAGAGCCGCCGGTGCGTCCTTCAACTGGAGACGCTCATCCGCAAGGTGTTCCCGCAGCATCCGTCGGACGCGGTCTGGGTGGGCTCGTTCATCTCTGGTACTCCGGACAACGTACTCGACATCAAGAAGAACCTCTGTCGAGTCATAGCCTATTCTCAAACCGCAG ATATTACCCAGGATCACAGGAACCCGCTTTTGTGGCCTTTCCAGTGTTTGCTCAGGTCTAATAGAGGAGGGGCAGCCAACAGTCCCCCAACCAACAAGCGAAGAG GTGACTCTAGAAGTGTAGATGAGAGCATCCCCTTGAAAAGTAATTACAAGTCTGCTGGACCTAATGAAGAATCAGTCACAACAGACGCTTGA